From the Actinopolymorpha singaporensis genome, the window CGATCTCGGCGGTGTCGATCTTCACGTTCGTGTGGTCCTGGAACAACTTCCTGTGGCCGCTGCTGGTGCTGACCAGCACGCCGCTGATGACCCTGCCGGTCGGGCTGGCGACGGTCTCCAGCGCGTACGGCATCCAGTACGCCTCGATCATGGCCTCGGCCATCCTGGGCGCACTTCCGTTGCTGGTGGTCTTCCTGCTCTTCCAGCGCCGGATCGTCGAGGGCATCGCCGGCACCGGCCTGAAGGGCTGACGGCTTCCGGGTGAACGTCAGGGCGACAAGGCGGGGTTGCCCTCGGCCGGGGCCGGCCCACGGTCACGGGCCGGAAGGAGCTCGGCCTGGCTGATCGCCGGAGTGAGCAGCATCCACGCGGCGGTCACCACCAGGCACACCAGGCAGCCGGCGCCGACCGCGGTGAGGTTGGTGAACCCGACCAGCAGTCCGAAGGTGGCCGTCCCCAGCGGCGTCATCGCACTGGACAGCACGGTCACCACGCTCTGGACCCGGCCGAGAACGTCCGGCCGGGTGGCGGTGAGCAGCAGCCCGCTGAGGATGGCGTTGGAAGGGCCGAGGCACAGCGACCACCACGCCACCGACGCGCAGACCAGCCACAGGTCGGTGGCGAACACCAGCCCTGCGAACCCGGGCAGCGCCGCGACCAGCCACAGCGCCAGCGCGAGGCCCGACCGGGACGGCGGCCGCAGCAGCGTACCCATCAGGCCACCGGCGATCAGGCCGCCGCCGAGGAAACCGGCCGCCAGGCCGTATCCCGCGGCGCCCCACTGGAGGTTCTCCGCCTTCAGCGCCAGGCCGACCGTCTCCATCGGCACCGAGACGGCGTTGAGGACCAGGGTCACCACGGCCAGCCCGCGCAGCAGCGGATGACCTGCGACGTAGCGCAGTCCGTCACCGAGTGCCCGGCGCATCCGCGGCCGCTCGGCTGTCCGCTGGATGGGGTACTTCGGGCGAACCAGCACCAGGATCGCGAAGCAGAGCAGGAACGTGGCGGCGTTGACGTACGCCGCGAGGGCGAACCCGCCGAGTGCGACGAGTACGCCGCCGAGCCCCCGGCCACCGGCCTCGGCGACACTGCGCACGAGCTGGCGGATCGCCGCGCCCCTGGGGAGCTGGTGATGCGGCAGCAGGACCGCGAGGTAGCTGTTGGCGGCGGGCAGGTAGAACGCGTCGATGGTGCCGAACACCACGCCGAGCGCGATCAGCAGCGCGGCCGTCGGCCGGGCGTCGCCGGTGGTGAGGAACGCGCCGGCCAGGGCCACTCCCCCGGCGGCGAGGTCGGCGGCGAGCATGATGCGGCGGGCGCCGCGCAGGTCGGCCAGCAC encodes:
- a CDS encoding MFS transporter, with translation MRTPRAPVGQPRFLGYLLARGLSFVGDNVWWIAVGWSAAQLGDPRLTGIVLAAAGVPRLLLMLLGGVLADLRGARRIMLAADLAAGGVALAGAFLTTGDARPTAALLIALGVVFGTIDAFYLPAANSYLAVLLPHHQLPRGAAIRQLVRSVAEAGGRGLGGVLVALGGFALAAYVNAATFLLCFAILVLVRPKYPIQRTAERPRMRRALGDGLRYVAGHPLLRGLAVVTLVLNAVSVPMETVGLALKAENLQWGAAGYGLAAGFLGGGLIAGGLMGTLLRPPSRSGLALALWLVAALPGFAGLVFATDLWLVCASVAWWSLCLGPSNAILSGLLLTATRPDVLGRVQSVVTVLSSAMTPLGTATFGLLVGFTNLTAVGAGCLVCLVVTAAWMLLTPAISQAELLPARDRGPAPAEGNPALSP